The following coding sequences are from one Mycolicibacterium aichiense window:
- a CDS encoding alpha-1,4-glucan--maltose-1-phosphate maltosyltransferase, with amino-acid sequence MPGRIEIDDVAPVVSCGTYPAKAVVGEVVPVAGTVWREGHDAVAATLVVRYLGTAHPQLGQNPARRVKALEGAELTEASPAVSRVKPQLYPMEMGRTPDVFHGQFVPDRVGLWTFRIDGWGDPLTTWRHNVTVKLHAGQGESELNNDLIVGGNLLARAATGVPRDRRAPLLEAAAALRESGDPLTRAALALSHEVTELLAQFPLRELVTRGSTYGIWVDRPLARCSAWYELFPRSTGGRDEDGRPVHGTFETAAAALPRVASMGFNVVYLPPIHPIGKVHRKGRNNTVTAEPGDVGSPWAIGSDEGGHDAVHPELGTIEDFDRFVDAARDNGLEVALDLALQCAPDHPWAKNHREWFTELPDGTIAYAENPPKKYQDIYPLNFDNDPGGLYDEVLRVVRHWMDHGIKIFRVDNPHTKPPNFWAWLISQVKAIDPDVLFLAEAFTRPARLNGLAKLGFTQSYSYFTWRTAKWEIEEFGRQIAEHADYTRPNLFVNTPDILHESLQHGGPGMFAIRAVLASTMGSSWGVYSGFELFEHLPVRDGSEEYLDSEKYELRPRDFEAALAQGQSLEPFLRRLNEIRHLHPALCEMRTITFHHVDNDALLAYSKFDPVSGDTVLVVVTLNPFGPEEGTLWLDMAALGMQPYDRFWVRDEITGEEYQWGQSNYVRLEPARAVAHILNMPLVPQEQRAVLLRRE; translated from the coding sequence GTGCCCGGTCGTATCGAGATCGATGACGTCGCGCCCGTTGTGTCCTGCGGTACCTATCCCGCCAAGGCGGTCGTCGGCGAAGTCGTGCCGGTCGCCGGGACGGTGTGGCGCGAGGGGCATGACGCGGTGGCGGCGACGTTGGTGGTGCGCTACCTCGGAACTGCTCACCCTCAGCTCGGGCAGAATCCGGCCCGGCGCGTCAAGGCCCTCGAGGGTGCCGAACTGACCGAGGCGTCCCCCGCGGTCAGCCGGGTCAAACCCCAGCTGTACCCGATGGAGATGGGCCGCACCCCCGACGTCTTCCACGGCCAGTTCGTGCCCGACCGGGTGGGCCTGTGGACATTCCGGATCGACGGCTGGGGCGATCCGCTCACCACGTGGCGGCACAACGTCACCGTCAAGCTCCACGCCGGTCAGGGCGAGTCGGAGCTGAACAACGACCTGATCGTCGGCGGCAATCTGCTGGCCCGCGCCGCCACTGGAGTGCCGCGTGACCGCCGCGCGCCGCTGCTGGAGGCCGCGGCGGCACTTCGCGAATCCGGAGACCCGCTGACCCGCGCGGCCCTGGCACTCTCGCACGAGGTCACCGAACTACTGGCCCAGTTTCCGCTGCGTGAGCTCGTCACCCGGGGTAGCACGTACGGGATCTGGGTGGATCGGCCGTTGGCGCGGTGCAGCGCCTGGTATGAACTGTTCCCCCGGTCCACCGGTGGCCGCGACGAGGACGGCCGGCCCGTGCACGGCACGTTCGAGACCGCCGCGGCGGCCCTCCCGCGGGTCGCGTCGATGGGGTTCAACGTCGTGTACCTGCCGCCCATCCACCCGATCGGCAAGGTGCACCGCAAGGGCCGCAACAACACCGTCACTGCCGAACCGGGCGATGTGGGGTCGCCCTGGGCGATCGGCAGCGACGAGGGCGGCCACGACGCCGTCCACCCCGAACTCGGGACGATCGAGGACTTCGACCGGTTCGTCGACGCGGCGCGCGACAACGGGTTGGAGGTCGCACTCGACCTGGCGCTGCAGTGCGCTCCGGATCACCCGTGGGCCAAGAATCACCGGGAATGGTTCACCGAGCTGCCCGACGGCACCATCGCCTACGCAGAGAACCCGCCGAAGAAGTACCAGGACATCTACCCGCTGAACTTCGACAACGATCCCGGCGGCCTCTACGACGAGGTACTGCGAGTGGTGCGGCACTGGATGGACCACGGCATCAAGATCTTTCGGGTAGACAACCCGCACACCAAGCCGCCGAACTTCTGGGCATGGCTGATCAGCCAGGTCAAGGCCATCGACCCCGACGTGCTATTCCTGGCGGAGGCGTTCACCCGCCCCGCGCGCCTGAACGGGCTTGCGAAACTCGGCTTCACGCAGTCGTATTCGTACTTCACCTGGCGTACCGCCAAGTGGGAGATCGAGGAGTTCGGCCGCCAGATCGCGGAGCACGCCGACTACACCCGCCCAAACCTCTTCGTCAATACGCCCGACATCCTGCACGAGAGTCTGCAGCACGGCGGTCCGGGCATGTTCGCGATCCGGGCTGTGCTGGCCTCGACCATGGGCAGCTCGTGGGGCGTGTACTCCGGCTTCGAGCTCTTCGAGCATCTACCGGTGCGCGACGGCAGCGAGGAGTACCTGGACTCCGAGAAATACGAGCTGCGGCCTCGCGACTTCGAGGCGGCCCTGGCCCAGGGCCAGTCACTGGAGCCATTCCTGCGGCGGCTCAATGAGATTCGCCACCTCCACCCCGCGCTGTGCGAGATGCGCACCATCACCTTCCACCACGTCGACAACGATGCACTGCTGGCCTACAGCAAGTTCGACCCGGTATCCGGCGACACCGTGCTGGTGGTGGTGACATTGAACCCATTCGGCCCCGAGGAAGGCACCCTGTGGCTAGACATGGCCGCTTTGGGTATGCAGCCCTATGACCGCTTCTGGGTGCGCGACGAGATCACCGGGGAGGAATACCAATGGGGGCAGTCGAACTATGTGCGACTGGAACCGGCCCGGGCCGTCGCGCACATCCTGAACATGCCGTTGGTCCCGCAGGAGCAAAGAGCAGTTCTGCTGCGCCGGGAATGA
- the mce gene encoding methylmalonyl-CoA epimerase: protein MTAEQVDARPVLASALVTAVDHVGIAVPDLDAAIQWYHEHLGMILVHEEINTDQGIREAMLSLKNAAPDCAQIQLMAPLDETSTIAKFIDKRGPGIQQMAYRVSDLDAISEQLRNQGVRLIYDAPRRGTANSRINFIHPKDAGGVLVELVEPAASH, encoded by the coding sequence ATGACCGCTGAGCAAGTTGACGCCCGTCCAGTCCTGGCCAGTGCTCTTGTCACCGCTGTCGACCATGTCGGCATCGCGGTGCCGGATCTCGACGCGGCCATCCAGTGGTACCACGAGCACCTCGGGATGATCCTTGTGCACGAGGAAATCAACACCGACCAGGGCATTCGTGAGGCCATGCTGTCGCTGAAGAACGCGGCCCCGGACTGCGCCCAGATCCAGTTGATGGCGCCCCTGGATGAGACCTCCACGATCGCGAAGTTCATCGACAAGCGCGGCCCCGGCATCCAGCAGATGGCCTATCGCGTCAGCGACCTGGACGCCATCTCCGAGCAGTTGCGCAACCAGGGTGTCCGGTTGATCTACGACGCACCGCGCCGCGGAACCGCGAACTCACGGATCAACTTCATCCACCCGAAGGATGCCGGCGGCGTTCTGGTCGAGCTCGTCGAGCCGGCCGCGTCACACTAG
- a CDS encoding glycosyltransferase family 1 protein, with product MKALRRFTVRAHLPERLAALGRLSTNLRWSWDKPTQDLFASIDPRLWQQAGQDPVALLGAVAPARLDELAEDEQFLNALDQLAADLDDYLSRPMWYQEQDSKSMPSGIAYFSMEFGVAEVLPNYSGGLGILAGDHLKSASDLGLPLIAVGLYYRSGYFRQSLTADGWQHENYPSLDPQGLPLRLLADAAGAPVLVELAMPDAKVLRARVWVAQVGRIPLLLLDSDIPENEHDLRTVTDRLYGGDQEHRIKQELLAGIGGIRAIRAFTAIEGRPAPDVYHMNEGHAGFLGVERIREYISEQKLDFDTALTLVRASTVFTTHTPVPAGIDRFPVEMVQMYFGDDGKDGLLPEVPVGRVLAFGAEDDPSKFNMAHMGLRLAQRANGVSLLHGRVSRAMFDELWPGFDPAEVPIGSITNGVHGPTWAAPQWIELGRELAGSTEALREPNVWARLQQVDTGHIWWIRSQLRALLVEDVRQRLRRSWLERGASEAELGWIATAFDPDVLTIGFARRVPTYKRLTLMLRDPQRLEALLLDKDRPLQLIVAGKSHPADDAGKALIQQIVKFADRPEVRHRIAFLPDYDMSMARQLYWGCDVWLNNPLRPLEACGTSGMKSALNGGLNLSIRDGWWDEWYDGENGWEIPTADGLADENRRDDIEAAALYNLLEQSVTPTFYDRDDKGVPNRWVEMVRHTLQGLGPKVLASRMVRDYTEKYYAPAAQSFRRTSAPIDGLPFGAARELSAYRQRVREAWPHIEITDVDSTGLPDTPLLGSELTLTATVALAGLKPDEVDVQAVLGRVDASDALQDPVTVDMVHSGSGDGGTDIFSTTTPLPVAGSVGYTVRVLPHHPLLAGDNELGLVTLA from the coding sequence GTGAAGGCCCTCCGCAGATTCACGGTCCGTGCCCATTTGCCCGAGCGGCTCGCAGCCCTCGGCCGATTGTCGACCAACCTGCGCTGGTCGTGGGACAAGCCAACACAAGATCTGTTCGCCTCGATCGATCCGCGACTGTGGCAACAGGCCGGTCAGGATCCGGTTGCGCTGCTCGGTGCGGTCGCCCCGGCGCGGCTCGACGAGCTGGCTGAGGACGAGCAGTTCCTCAACGCTCTCGATCAGTTGGCCGCAGATCTGGACGACTATCTGAGCCGGCCGATGTGGTACCAGGAGCAGGACTCCAAGTCGATGCCGTCAGGTATCGCGTACTTCTCGATGGAGTTCGGCGTCGCCGAAGTCTTGCCGAACTATTCGGGCGGCCTGGGCATTCTGGCCGGCGATCATTTGAAGTCGGCATCGGATCTGGGGCTGCCGCTGATCGCTGTCGGCTTGTACTACCGGTCCGGGTATTTCCGGCAATCTCTGACTGCCGACGGCTGGCAGCACGAGAACTATCCGTCGCTGGATCCGCAGGGGCTGCCGCTTCGCCTGCTGGCGGACGCGGCGGGCGCGCCGGTGCTCGTCGAGCTGGCGATGCCGGACGCCAAGGTGCTGCGCGCCAGGGTGTGGGTGGCCCAGGTGGGCCGGATCCCGCTGCTGCTCTTGGATTCTGATATCCCCGAAAACGAACACGATCTGCGCACCGTCACCGACCGGCTCTACGGCGGCGACCAGGAGCACCGCATCAAGCAGGAGTTGCTCGCCGGGATCGGCGGCATCCGGGCCATCCGTGCGTTCACCGCCATCGAGGGTCGGCCCGCCCCGGACGTGTATCACATGAACGAGGGCCACGCGGGCTTCCTGGGGGTGGAGCGGATCCGCGAATACATCTCCGAGCAGAAGCTGGATTTCGATACCGCGCTGACGCTCGTGCGGGCCAGCACGGTGTTCACCACCCACACTCCGGTCCCGGCGGGAATCGACCGCTTCCCGGTGGAGATGGTGCAGATGTACTTCGGCGATGACGGGAAAGATGGCCTGTTGCCGGAGGTTCCGGTCGGACGGGTGCTGGCGTTCGGCGCCGAGGACGACCCGTCGAAGTTCAACATGGCGCACATGGGCTTGCGGTTGGCGCAGCGCGCGAACGGGGTGTCCCTGCTGCATGGGCGCGTCAGCCGCGCGATGTTCGACGAGCTGTGGCCCGGCTTCGACCCGGCCGAGGTGCCGATCGGCTCGATCACCAACGGTGTGCACGGGCCGACCTGGGCGGCGCCGCAGTGGATCGAGCTCGGCCGGGAACTCGCCGGCTCCACCGAGGCGCTGCGCGAGCCGAATGTCTGGGCGAGGCTGCAACAGGTCGACACCGGTCACATCTGGTGGATTCGTTCTCAGCTGCGCGCGCTGCTGGTCGAAGACGTGCGCCAGCGGCTGCGCCGGTCGTGGCTGGAGCGCGGCGCCTCCGAGGCCGAACTCGGCTGGATTGCAACGGCTTTCGATCCTGATGTGCTGACCATCGGTTTCGCCCGCCGGGTGCCCACCTACAAGCGTCTGACTCTGATGCTGCGTGATCCGCAGCGCCTCGAGGCGCTGCTGCTCGACAAGGACAGGCCGCTGCAGCTGATCGTCGCAGGTAAGTCGCACCCCGCCGACGATGCGGGCAAGGCGTTGATCCAGCAGATCGTGAAGTTCGCCGACCGGCCGGAAGTCCGCCACCGCATCGCCTTCCTGCCCGACTACGACATGTCGATGGCCCGCCAGTTGTACTGGGGCTGCGATGTGTGGCTGAACAACCCGCTTCGTCCGCTGGAAGCCTGCGGCACGTCGGGTATGAAGAGCGCGCTGAACGGGGGACTGAACCTGTCCATCCGCGACGGCTGGTGGGACGAGTGGTATGACGGCGAAAACGGTTGGGAGATACCGACGGCCGACGGGCTGGCCGACGAGAACCGCCGCGACGACATCGAAGCTGCGGCGCTCTACAACCTGCTCGAACAGTCGGTGACGCCGACGTTCTACGACCGGGACGACAAGGGTGTGCCGAACCGCTGGGTGGAGATGGTCCGGCACACCTTGCAGGGCCTCGGACCCAAGGTGCTGGCGTCCCGGATGGTGCGCGACTACACCGAGAAGTACTACGCGCCCGCTGCTCAGTCGTTCCGCCGCACCAGCGCGCCGATCGACGGTTTGCCGTTCGGGGCGGCCCGTGAGCTGTCGGCCTACCGGCAGCGTGTCCGGGAGGCCTGGCCGCACATCGAGATCACCGATGTCGACAGCACCGGGCTGCCCGACACACCGCTGCTGGGGTCGGAGCTGACGCTGACCGCGACCGTCGCGCTGGCCGGGCTGAAACCGGACGAGGTCGACGTGCAGGCGGTGCTCGGCCGGGTCGATGCCTCCGACGCGCTGCAGGACCCCGTCACCGTGGACATGGTGCACTCGGGTTCCGGTGACGGCGGGACCGACATCTTCTCGACGACGACCCCGCTGCCGGTGGCCGGTTCGGTGGGCTACACCGTCCGCGTGCTGCCGCACCATCCGCTGCTGGCCGGCGACAACGAGCTCGGTCTCGTCACGCTGGCGTAA
- a CDS encoding MspA family porin produces MFVRRAALMALVGTLLAAPVPASADPDPGGPDLSQPVAAADPAAPPVDDGKVASTPPAITKSPDGWTLTISASDEVQMPIAPLTTAISSREYSVSGIFNGALDGPGENPRGVFEVGYQIGCGIDMSTSNGVALGGTIGVNSSLGIIGLDFPNNAAEGLLPGIGGNVGGAITVGLKPGIINIVPVTKKQYKGDRPWVSISNFHVKIDGCVGESFIRSYATLSKSTDEGDAILSWYGVTKKI; encoded by the coding sequence GTGTTCGTTCGTCGCGCAGCGCTGATGGCGCTGGTGGGCACCTTGTTGGCCGCGCCGGTACCGGCATCGGCCGATCCTGATCCCGGCGGCCCCGACTTGAGTCAGCCCGTCGCCGCGGCCGACCCGGCCGCACCGCCGGTCGATGACGGGAAGGTGGCCTCGACGCCGCCGGCCATCACGAAATCGCCGGACGGATGGACGCTGACGATTTCGGCGAGCGACGAGGTGCAGATGCCGATCGCTCCGCTGACCACCGCCATCTCCTCACGGGAGTACTCCGTGAGCGGCATCTTCAACGGCGCGCTCGACGGCCCCGGCGAGAACCCGAGGGGAGTGTTCGAGGTCGGCTACCAGATCGGGTGCGGCATCGACATGAGCACCTCCAACGGCGTCGCCCTTGGCGGAACGATCGGGGTGAACTCGTCGCTCGGAATCATCGGGCTGGACTTCCCCAACAACGCGGCCGAGGGTCTGCTGCCCGGTATCGGCGGCAACGTCGGCGGCGCCATCACCGTCGGTCTCAAGCCCGGCATCATCAACATCGTTCCGGTGACCAAGAAGCAGTACAAGGGCGACCGGCCGTGGGTGTCCATCAGCAACTTCCACGTGAAAATCGATGGCTGCGTGGGGGAGTCGTTCATCCGTTCCTATGCCACGCTGAGCAAGTCCACCGATGAAGGCGATGCGATCCTGTCCTGGTACGGGGTGACGAAGAAGATCTAG
- the glgB gene encoding 1,4-alpha-glucan branching protein GlgB, translating to MTKTKKLASPHLAPDPGELARLESGVHHSPHSILGAHEYDDHTVIRVLKPHAEQVVALVGGERHPMAHIDSGVFAVALPFTNLVDYRLEVTYPGGHTITVADAYRFLPTLGEMDLYLFGEGRHEQLWEILGAHPRSFETADGVVEGVSFAVWAPNAKGINLIGEFNHWDGNDAPMRVLGSSGVWELFWPGFPTDGLYKFRVHGVDGSVTDRADPFAFATEVPPHTASRVFTSDYTWNDSDWLTQRAAQNPVFEPMSTLEVHLGSWRPGLSYLELADQLTEYVLAQGFTHIEFLPVAEHPFGGSWGYQVTSYYAPTSRFGTPDEFRHLVDTLHRAGIGVIVDWVPAHFPKDAWALGRFDGTPLYEHSDPRRGEQLDWGTYVFDFGRAEVRNFLVANALYWLQEFHIDGLRVDAVASMLYLDYSRPDGGWTPNIYGGRENLEAVQFLQEMNATVHKSHPGIVTIAEESTSWPGVTRATNLGGLGFSMKWNMGWMHDTLDYISRDPIYRTYHHGELTFSLLYAFSENFVLPISHDEVVHGKGTLWGRMPGNDHVKAAGLRSLLAYQWAHPGKQLLFMGQEFGQRAEWSEERGVDWYQLDENSYSTGIQRFVADLNELYRSRPSLWSQDTKPEGYSWIDANDSANNVLSFLRYGSDGSVLACVFNFSGAEHSRYRLGLPHTGTWREVLNSDATVYNGAGAGNFGAVEATDEPWHGRPASATLVLPPNSAIWLEPAPTED from the coding sequence ATGACGAAAACCAAGAAACTGGCCAGCCCGCACCTGGCGCCGGATCCTGGCGAGCTGGCCCGGTTGGAGTCCGGAGTCCATCACAGCCCGCACAGCATCCTTGGCGCCCACGAGTACGACGACCACACGGTGATCCGGGTGCTCAAGCCGCACGCGGAGCAGGTGGTCGCCCTCGTCGGCGGCGAGCGACACCCGATGGCGCACATCGATTCCGGGGTGTTCGCGGTGGCGCTGCCGTTCACGAATTTGGTGGACTACCGGCTCGAAGTCACCTACCCGGGCGGACACACCATCACCGTCGCCGACGCCTACCGCTTCCTGCCCACGCTCGGCGAGATGGACCTGTATCTGTTCGGCGAGGGACGCCACGAGCAGCTGTGGGAGATCCTGGGTGCGCACCCGCGGTCGTTCGAGACCGCCGACGGCGTGGTGGAGGGCGTGTCGTTCGCGGTCTGGGCCCCGAATGCCAAGGGCATCAATCTGATCGGCGAGTTCAACCACTGGGACGGCAATGACGCCCCGATGCGAGTGCTGGGCTCCTCCGGTGTGTGGGAACTGTTCTGGCCCGGCTTCCCCACCGACGGGCTCTACAAATTCCGGGTCCACGGCGTCGACGGATCGGTTACCGACCGCGCCGACCCGTTCGCGTTCGCGACCGAAGTCCCGCCGCACACCGCGTCGCGCGTGTTCACCTCGGACTACACCTGGAACGACTCCGACTGGCTGACGCAGCGGGCGGCGCAGAATCCGGTGTTCGAGCCGATGAGCACCCTCGAAGTGCACCTGGGCTCCTGGCGGCCCGGCCTGAGCTACCTCGAGCTTGCCGACCAACTCACCGAATACGTTCTGGCCCAAGGATTCACCCACATCGAATTCCTTCCGGTCGCCGAGCACCCGTTCGGCGGATCGTGGGGCTACCAGGTGACGTCCTACTACGCGCCGACCTCTCGGTTCGGCACCCCCGACGAATTCCGGCACCTGGTCGACACCTTGCACCGTGCCGGCATCGGAGTCATCGTCGACTGGGTGCCCGCGCACTTCCCCAAAGACGCCTGGGCGCTGGGCCGCTTCGACGGCACCCCGCTGTATGAGCATTCGGACCCGCGCCGCGGTGAGCAACTCGACTGGGGCACCTACGTCTTCGATTTCGGCCGTGCCGAGGTGCGCAACTTCCTGGTGGCCAATGCGTTGTACTGGCTGCAGGAGTTCCACATCGACGGTCTGCGGGTCGACGCCGTCGCATCGATGCTCTACCTGGACTACTCGCGCCCCGACGGCGGCTGGACGCCCAACATCTACGGCGGCCGGGAGAATCTCGAGGCGGTGCAGTTCTTGCAGGAGATGAACGCCACCGTGCACAAGAGCCATCCGGGCATCGTCACGATCGCCGAGGAGTCCACCTCGTGGCCAGGGGTGACCCGGGCAACCAACCTTGGCGGCCTTGGCTTTTCGATGAAGTGGAACATGGGGTGGATGCACGACACCCTGGACTACATCAGCCGGGACCCGATCTATCGCACTTATCACCACGGCGAGCTGACGTTCTCATTGCTCTACGCGTTCAGCGAGAACTTCGTGTTGCCGATCAGCCACGACGAGGTGGTGCACGGCAAGGGCACCCTGTGGGGCCGCATGCCGGGCAACGACCACGTCAAGGCGGCCGGGTTGCGCAGCCTGCTGGCTTACCAATGGGCCCACCCCGGCAAGCAGTTGCTGTTCATGGGCCAGGAGTTCGGTCAGCGCGCGGAATGGTCGGAGGAACGCGGCGTCGACTGGTACCAGCTCGACGAGAACAGCTACTCGACCGGGATTCAGCGGTTCGTCGCCGACCTCAACGAGCTTTACCGCAGCCGCCCTTCGCTGTGGAGCCAGGACACCAAGCCGGAGGGCTACTCCTGGATCGACGCCAATGACTCGGCCAACAACGTGCTGAGCTTCCTGCGGTACGGCAGCGACGGCTCGGTGCTGGCGTGCGTGTTCAACTTCTCCGGAGCCGAGCACAGCCGTTACCGGCTTGGGCTGCCGCACACCGGAACCTGGCGCGAGGTGCTCAACAGCGACGCGACGGTCTACAACGGTGCCGGGGCGGGCAACTTCGGTGCCGTCGAGGCCACCGACGAACCCTGGCATGGCCGGCCGGCATCGGCGACGCTGGTGCTGCCGCCGAACTCCGCGATCTGGCTGGAACCCGCACCGACCGAGGACTAG
- a CDS encoding DUF3817 domain-containing protein translates to MTSTFDIRSTASRFRLVALAEAVSWVGLLVGMYFKYLGSPRTEIGVKVFGMAHGVVFIAFVITALMAGIAYKWGVLTWLLALLGSIVPLGSVIFLIWADRTAKLASAAAGAASGQPLDSAPLTT, encoded by the coding sequence ATGACGAGCACCTTTGACATCCGAAGCACGGCAAGCCGCTTCCGGTTGGTGGCGCTGGCCGAAGCGGTGAGCTGGGTCGGGCTGCTGGTCGGGATGTACTTCAAGTACCTGGGCAGTCCGCGTACCGAGATCGGCGTCAAGGTTTTCGGCATGGCCCACGGGGTGGTGTTCATCGCGTTCGTGATCACTGCTCTGATGGCGGGCATCGCCTATAAGTGGGGCGTGCTCACGTGGTTGCTGGCGTTGCTGGGGAGCATTGTGCCGCTCGGCAGTGTGATCTTCCTCATATGGGCTGATCGGACGGCGAAATTGGCGTCGGCAGCGGCTGGTGCGGCTTCTGGTCAGCCACTCGATTCGGCGCCCTTGACGACGTGA
- a CDS encoding tetratricopeptide repeat protein has translation MTRPRPQIGPALAGAVDLSGLKQRAAQPADGATAPSGGVEVTEANFEAEVLVRSGQLPVVVLLWSPRSDASVQLGEVLAALAADDNGKWSLATVNVDVVPRVAQMFGIEAVPTVVALAGGQPLASFQGMQPPEQLRRWVDSLLQATAGKLSGSGDSGEEAAVDPALEQARELLESGDFAAAAAAYQAILDADPQHAEAKGALRQMTFLQRATEQRPDAVAVADAAPDDIEAAFAAADVQILNQDVVPAFDRLIALVRKTSDEERTKVRTRLIELFELFDPADPDVITGRRNLANALY, from the coding sequence GTGACGCGTCCACGCCCCCAGATCGGCCCGGCCCTGGCCGGCGCCGTCGACCTGTCCGGCCTCAAACAGCGGGCTGCGCAGCCCGCGGACGGTGCGACCGCCCCCAGTGGTGGTGTCGAGGTCACCGAGGCCAATTTCGAAGCCGAAGTCCTGGTTCGCTCCGGCCAGCTGCCGGTCGTTGTGCTGCTGTGGTCGCCGCGCAGCGACGCCTCGGTGCAGTTGGGTGAAGTGCTTGCCGCGCTGGCCGCCGACGACAACGGAAAGTGGTCGTTGGCGACGGTCAACGTCGACGTGGTCCCGCGGGTCGCCCAGATGTTCGGCATCGAAGCGGTGCCGACCGTGGTGGCGCTGGCCGGTGGGCAGCCGCTGGCCAGCTTCCAGGGCATGCAACCCCCCGAGCAGTTGCGGCGCTGGGTCGATTCGCTGCTGCAGGCGACAGCTGGGAAGCTCTCCGGCTCAGGCGATTCCGGGGAAGAGGCAGCCGTCGACCCGGCCCTGGAGCAGGCGCGCGAACTGCTGGAGTCCGGCGATTTCGCGGCCGCCGCCGCGGCGTACCAGGCCATTCTCGACGCCGATCCGCAGCATGCCGAAGCCAAGGGTGCGTTGCGGCAGATGACCTTCCTGCAGCGCGCCACCGAGCAGCGCCCGGACGCGGTGGCAGTGGCCGACGCCGCTCCCGACGACATCGAGGCGGCGTTCGCCGCCGCCGACGTGCAGATCCTGAATCAAGACGTCGTCCCGGCCTTCGACCGCCTGATCGCGCTGGTGCGCAAGACATCCGACGAAGAGCGCACCAAGGTGCGGACCCGGCTGATCGAACTGTTCGAGCTGTTCGATCCCGCCGACCCCGATGTCATCACCGGCCGACGGAACCTGGCCAACGCGCTGTACTAG
- a CDS encoding acetyl-CoA C-acetyltransferase, with translation MTTSVIVAGARTPIGKLMGSLKDFSGSDLGAIAIKGALAKAGVPASLVDYVIMGQVLTAGAGQMPARQAAVAAGIGWDVPALSINKMCLSGIDSIALADQLIRAGEFDVVVAGGQESMTKAPHLLINSREGYKYGDVTVLDSMAYDGLHDVFTDQPMGALTEQRNDTDKFTRAEQDEFAALSHQKAAAAWKDGVFADEVVPVAIPQRKGDPIEFSEDEGIRANTTAESLSGLKPAFRKDGTITAGSASQISDGGCAVVVMNKAKAQELGLSWLCEIGAHGVVAGPDSTLQSQPANAIKKAIAREGITLDQLDVIEINEAFSAVALASTKELGVDPERVNRNGGAIAVGHPIGMSGARITLHAALELSRRGSGYAVAALCGAGGQGDALVLRAG, from the coding sequence ATGACGACGTCGGTGATCGTTGCTGGAGCACGTACTCCCATCGGGAAACTGATGGGTTCGCTCAAAGACTTTTCCGGCAGTGATCTGGGTGCGATCGCGATCAAGGGCGCGCTGGCGAAGGCCGGAGTCCCGGCGTCGCTGGTCGACTACGTGATCATGGGCCAGGTGCTGACCGCCGGCGCAGGCCAGATGCCGGCTCGCCAGGCCGCCGTGGCTGCCGGTATCGGATGGGACGTGCCCGCCCTGAGCATCAACAAGATGTGCTTGTCCGGCATCGATTCGATCGCCCTGGCCGATCAGCTGATCCGGGCCGGTGAGTTCGACGTCGTGGTCGCCGGCGGCCAGGAGTCGATGACCAAGGCGCCGCACCTGCTGATCAACAGCCGCGAGGGCTACAAGTACGGCGATGTCACGGTGCTCGACTCCATGGCGTACGACGGCCTGCACGACGTGTTCACCGACCAGCCGATGGGCGCGCTCACCGAGCAGCGCAACGACACTGACAAGTTCACCCGCGCCGAGCAGGACGAGTTCGCGGCTCTGTCGCACCAGAAGGCTGCCGCGGCCTGGAAGGACGGCGTTTTCGCCGACGAGGTCGTGCCGGTCGCGATCCCGCAGCGCAAGGGCGACCCGATCGAGTTCAGCGAGGACGAGGGCATTCGGGCCAACACCACTGCCGAATCGCTGTCCGGGCTCAAGCCCGCGTTCCGCAAGGACGGCACGATCACGGCGGGCTCGGCCTCCCAGATCTCTGACGGCGGTTGTGCCGTCGTGGTGATGAACAAGGCCAAGGCCCAGGAGCTCGGGCTGAGCTGGCTGTGCGAAATCGGGGCCCACGGCGTGGTCGCCGGCCCGGATTCCACACTGCAGTCGCAGCCGGCCAATGCGATCAAGAAGGCCATCGCGCGCGAGGGCATCACCCTGGACCAGCTGGACGTGATCGAGATCAACGAGGCGTTCTCCGCCGTCGCGCTGGCCTCCACGAAGGAACTGGGTGTGGACCCCGAGCGGGTCAACCGCAACGGCGGGGCTATTGCCGTCGGCCATCCGATCGGTATGTCGGGTGCGCGGATCACGCTGCATGCGGCGCTGGAGCTCTCGCGGCGCGGATCGGGTTACGCCGTGGCCGCGCTCTGCGGAGCGGGCGGCCAGGGCGACGCGCTGGTCCTGCGCGCCGGCTGA